From the Kitasatospora viridis genome, one window contains:
- a CDS encoding HAD family hydrolase, protein MADVIELVIFDCDGTLIDSETLGIEVDRVAMAAFGLPMSEREIIDRFVGLDAAAKTAALSELLGRPLPADWWEEYRPLHNRLVEEKLAPMPGVPEALAAIDLPTCVASNSSHSWLRRGLELTGLYERFAGRIFSGAEDVPRGKPAPDLFLHAARTLGADPAACVVVEDSAHGVAAARAAGMPVLAYTAGVTPPERLAGPGTVLFDDMRELPRLLAAGP, encoded by the coding sequence GTGGCCGACGTGATCGAACTGGTGATCTTCGACTGTGACGGCACCCTCATCGACAGCGAGACCCTCGGGATCGAGGTGGACCGGGTCGCGATGGCGGCGTTCGGGCTCCCGATGAGCGAACGGGAGATCATCGACCGGTTCGTCGGGCTCGACGCCGCGGCGAAGACCGCCGCGCTCTCCGAGCTGCTCGGCCGGCCGCTGCCGGCCGACTGGTGGGAGGAGTACCGGCCGCTGCACAACCGGCTGGTCGAGGAGAAGCTGGCGCCGATGCCCGGGGTCCCCGAGGCACTGGCGGCGATCGACCTGCCGACCTGCGTGGCCTCCAACAGCAGCCACAGCTGGCTGCGCCGGGGGCTGGAGCTGACGGGGCTGTACGAGCGGTTCGCCGGGCGGATCTTCAGCGGGGCCGAGGACGTGCCGCGCGGCAAGCCGGCCCCCGACCTCTTCCTGCACGCCGCCCGCACCCTGGGCGCCGATCCGGCCGCCTGCGTGGTGGTCGAGGACAGCGCGCACGGCGTGGCCGCCGCCCGCGCGGCCGGCATGCCCGTCCTCGCCTACACCGCCGGGGTGACCCCGCCCGAGCGGCTGGCCGGCCCGGGCACCGTGCTCTTCGACGACATGCGGGAGCTGCCCCGGCTTCTCGCGGCCGGGCCCTGA